The Methanothermobacter sp. CaT2 DNA window GTGACCCACAAGGTCCTCCCTTGTTTTAACATTGTAGAACCTTTCAAGGTCATAGAACCTCTCGAGGAGGTCATCGACGAAGTTTGCAACCCTCAACAGGTAGTCTGCACAGTCCTCGGAGATGACAACATCCTGGACCCTCAGTTCAAGTATCTGGTCCTCATCCTCAAGTTCATCTCCATAGCAGTCCCTGGTGTAGCCAAGCTCCCTGAGCCTTTCAACACTCACACCCACCTCACGGGGCGTGAAGTGTGTCAGGGGGAGGTCTGTGGAATCATGGCGTATCGTGGCATCCTTGAAGGTGTAAACATCATTTTTGGCCCTCAGTATACCCTTTTCGAGGGGTTCAGGGAATTTTTCGCTGGATATCATACCCTCAACCCCCTTTATTTCATCTAACTTACGCACAGAAACATTTTCAGCCGCCCTTTTCAGAAGGGCCGCCAGGTTGATATTTCTCTTACCTGGCTCTCCTATCACGGTCCTTGAGCCGCAGCTCGGGCAGATGGACTGCATGGAGCTGACCCTGCATGATGGACAGGTGGCACGTCCTATTTCAACGGTAATGGAACCCTTCTTTGCAGCGTCGGGTATGTTACGCCGGCTACCCCCATACTTTCCGATGGGGAAGAGGACATGGGGGGCTGGTCTCATCTTTCTCTCCTTGGTCTTTTCAGGCCGCCCGACACGTGTGCCGATGTAGGTGGGGGCCTTCTTCATTATTCTGACCGGGGAGACCCTGTTCAGTGCCTCCACAGTATCAGATGAATCCTCAAGGGGCTTCCTGAGGGTCTTTATAAGTGCATGGGCGTCATCATACCCTATAACTACCCTGGAATCCTTCACCCTGTGAGGGACCCCAAGGATCTCCAGTATCCTCTTCTCTGGTCTGAGCTCAAGAACTAGTTCATCCTCCAGCTGTGAGGTGTTAAGCCACTCCCTGAGCATGTTGAGTTCCCTGACGGTCACATCATGATAGAAGTAGGTGTAGCGTGGATGCAGGGGTACATCGTATTCCTCTGAAATCCTGAAGGCATCCCCGGCACTCACCTCCAGTTCATTCCAGCGGGTCCTGTAGTATGATAGGTTGAGGGGGTCGTCCCCGGGATATTTAGGGGATGAGAGGATGGTCTGCATCCACCACTCCTCGCACCAGCCCGCCGGCATCAGGACGTGGTTGTTCCTTAAAAATTCACCGAAGGCCACCAGCATATCACCGAGGAAGAGTATCTCCTCAACCTCTGACCTGACCCGGGACGCGGTTTCAGCATCCTCAATCCGTATAACGTCACCGTTCCTGAGTTTGACCACGGGTCCATCTATTGTGTCGACCGGGACCACACAGTTACCCTTACCTGGCCTTTCGATTTTCATCTGGGTCCCGACGGCCAGAAACTGGAGGAGCTCCATTGTGGCAGGGTGCACCCCCATGGCTGCAAGGCCGGTGTTACGGGCCCTCCCGTACCTCAAACGGAAGGCACCCTTCTCTGAGGGGTAGGCAAGGACGGGTCTTCCACCTATTATATCCTCAACGTATTTGCTGTCTGCCTTCACAACAACCTTTTCCTCTCCTTCACCCTTCTTGGGTGCCTTTGAGAACTTTTCAAGCCAGTCCCAGCCCTCAAGTTTCAGCTGCTTGGCATACTTGAGGACCTTGGGTGCCTTCTGTATAACCCCCTCAACCATGGCCAGGAGGGCGCCCCCACGGATGTTGTTTGTTTCAACCCTTTCAAGGTCCCTGTGGGACACCTCCACCTTATCCGTGGGTTCCCCTGTCACCTCAACAGGGATTTTGCTGGCTGCAAGGCGCACCTCATCGGGCTTCGGTGAGTACTGGAGGTTCGTGACCTCTGATTCATAGAGTTCAACCTCCTCAACGTACCTTTCAATCTCCCTCTCTACTGGTTTGTACCTGTCCAGACCCACAGCCAGGCGTATGTAATCTGCTATGAGGACTGAGAGGGCGGCGGCTGTACCCCCTGCGCTCCTGATGGGCCCTGCGAAGTACACTGCCAGGTACCTGGATTTGTCGAAGTTTTCCTTTATCCTGACTTTGGCTATACCCTCAAGGGGCGCTGCAACCACGCCCTCAGTGAGTATTGCAAGGGCGGTCCTCAGGGCCTGATCTGCCAGTTTTTCCCTCTCCTCGGGGTCATCGTCGGGAACAGCCTGGGAGGCTATCTCAGCCGCGATCTGGAATGCAACCTCCTCACGTCCCCTGTCAGCTTCAAGTTCCTTTATTCTCCTGGCTATTCCCTCGGGACCAACAAGCCCCTCAACACGTTCAGCAAGATCCTTGGCAAGCGGTATCTCAGGGGTGGTGCTTACATCAAGCCCCCTGGACCTCGCCTTTCTTGCGATCTCATAGAGGCGTTCTGTCTCCCTTTCAAGCTCATTGAAGTAGTCCATCATGATACATCACACGTAAACCTGAACTCCATTGAATTGTCTTTCAATAATCTGTGGATGTCCTTCAGTTTCAGCTAGTGAAACTTATATTATATGGTATCTGCAGAGATATAATAAGTTTTATACATCAAACTTATGGTGATTTTTCATGGCAAAGAAGGATAAGAAGACACTTCCACCCAGCGGTGCAGGTCTTGTAAGGTACTTTGAAGAGGAGACAAAGGGACCGAAACTCACACCGGAACAGGTAGTTGTGATGAGCATAATACTGGCAGTGTTCTGCCTTGTACTCAGATTTTCGGGATGATCAAGGAGTGTTAAGATGGCCATTCATCCAGTTGAATTCAGGTACGGGACACCCGAAATGAGGGTTATCTGGGAGGCTGAAAATAAGCTCCAGAAGATGCTCGACGTTGAGGCGGCCCTTGCACAGGCAGAGGGCGAACTTGGAATTATACCTGCTGAAGCGGCCTCTGAGATAGTCAGGAAGGCCAGCACAGAATTTGTAACCCTTGAAAGGGTTAATGAGATTGAGAGGGACACAAAGCATGATATAGCATCCCTTGTAAAGGCCCTTGCAGAGCAGTGTGAGGGTGACGCAGGGGAATATGTGCACTTCGGTGCAACATCCAATGACATTGTTGACACATCCAATTCTCTGCTTCTCAGGGACTCAATCTCGGTTCTCAGGGATAAACTCACCAGGGTACTTGAGGTTCTCCTTGATCTGGCGGATGAAAACAGGGACAGGGTCTGCATCGGAAGGACCCATGGACAGCACGCCCTCCCAACCACCTATGGCATGAAATTCGCCATCTGGGCAGATGAGATCCACCGGCAGCTGGAGCGCCTTGATGCGTGCAGTGAAAGGCTCTGTGTCGGGATGATGACAGGGGCCGTCGGGACCACAGCGGCCCTGGGGGAGGAGGGCCTGGAGGTCCATGAGAGGGTCTCAGAGATACTGGGACTCAGACCGGTCCTGATATCCAACCAGGTCGTCCAGAGGGATAACCATGCAGAGTTCATAATGGTCCTTGCCAACATAGCCACAACCCTTGATAAGATAGCCCTCGAGATCAGGAACCTTCAGAGGACAGAGATAATGGAGGTTGGAGAGAAATTTGACCCTGAGAAACAGGTGGGCAGCAGTACCATGCCTCATAAGATGAACCCAATAACTGCAGAGAGGATATGTGGTATTGCGCGTGTTATAAGGTCCTATGTTGTCGCGGCCCTGGAGAACAACCCATTATGGCATGAGAGGGACCTCACAAATTCATCATCCGAACGCATAATCCTTCCTGAGGCATGCATCCTCACGGACTACATACTTAAACTGACACTGGATGTCCTCTGCAACCTCGTCTTCTACCCTGAGAATATTAAGAGGAACCTTGAATTCACAGGAGGCCTGATAATGGCGGAGAGGCTCATGGCTGAGCTAACAAGGAGGGGCATGGGTCGGCAGACAGCATATGCAGCTGTACGCCAGTGTGCCATTGAGGCCAGCAGGACAGGAAGAAGCCTCAGGGATGTGGTCCTTGAGAGATCCGAGATCATGGATTACCTTACAGTGGAGGACCTTGAGGAGATAATGAACCCTGAGACCTACATCGGATCAGCCAGGAGGATGGTTGAGAGGGTCCTTGAGGAATCAGAAAAATGGCTCTGATCGGTCTGGAAGACACATATTCTTCTTAATACCTCAAAAAATCTTCTCATAAATTTTTATATGTCCTGCCACCATAAATTAATATGGTGATAAGATGGATTTAAAAGAAATAAAGTCTGTGAGGGTTGTTCCCTACACAATAATGAACTCCTCCATAGGGGCGATATGGGCATTCATATTCGCTCTCCTGATCCTTATATTCGCTGGGGCAATTTCATCTGCCCTTCCAGCTGAAGTAAGGTCTCTTGGGGGGATAATTACTGGCATATCCGTCGTTGGACTGGTGGTCCTGCCGGTGGGTGTATTTCTGCTCAGCATCGTGGAATCTTTTCTGTGGGCATACATTTACAATGGACTGACACCACGCCTTGGAGGCATCAAGCTTGCTCTGATAGCTATGGAGAAGGTGGAGTCCTTTGACATCGTGAGCACATCACTGATACTCTCCGCGGTGGCAGCGCTTCTGAACTTCATATACCAGCTTTTAGCAGCCCCTCTCCAGTGGATATTCTTCAACACCGTGGCTAACATTGCAAAGACAGTTGAACCATCTGCTGTATCAAGCATGGCTGCGGTTGGATCTGCAACGGCACTCGGGACTGTCATAAACATCGTGTTAACACCGGTAATGACATTCATAGCATCCTTCGTGATAATTGCCATAGGCCTCCTCCTCTACAACTTCCTGGCACCCCGGATAACACCCATAAAACTGAAACTCAGCGAGTTCGGTGAGGGCCTTGTGAGTATAGATGGGATAGAGGCCATACCACTTGGACTCATAACCGGGTCAATCGCCGCGGTCCTTGGTTTAATAGTGGGGCTAATAGCACTGATCATTTTAGCCATTGCAGGAGAGTACACTGCAGGTATCCTCATACTTGTGGCTTTAACAGTCGGCGCATTCATCTGGGCATTCATAGCATATGCAGTCACAGCCCTCTTCTACAATGTACTGGCACCAAGGATAGGTGCAGTTCAGATAAGGCTCGAATAGAGGTTTTATTCCCAATTAATTTTTCTTTCTGCCAAAAACAGACCGGGTGATGCAGAGACCCTTAATTTCCCCCATACGAACAGTCCCCAATATGAATGCCTTATTAAATGAATAATATATAACATACATTTAAACCCTTATAAAGGTGTTACCAGGCAGCCGATGCTTTTCAAGGGGTCACATTTAATATGGATGCTGGACATAAAATTACTTAGACATTAGATTTTATAAGGAGTTATGTGGTGATCCTGTGATTGATGATTCACGTCTTCTGGCTGCAATGCCAACAAAGGCAGAAACATGTGTACTGAAAAATAATGGTGTAAGGGAAAAATTCAGCCATGAAAAGCTTGTAAAATCCCTCCTGAACCTGGGGGCCAGTTTATGGACCTCCGAGAATGTGGCCTCAGAGGTTGCAAGGTCTGTCTACAATGGAATAACCACCAAGGAGATAAAGATCCTGGTCTACGACTCCCTCAGGAAGGTGGATGAGGAACTGGCAGATCGTTACCTTGCAGCCAACAGGCTCAGGGTGAGGACATCAAGGGATAAGATAGAGACCTTTGACCAGAAGAAGATAGAGGACAACCTCATAAGGGAGACTGGCGCCTCAGAGGATGTTGCAAGGGAAATCGCCACCGAGGTCTGGAGGGAGCTCAAGAAACTGAACGTGGAATACCTCACAGCCCCCATGATAAGGGAGGTTGTTAACACAAAGCTCATAGAGCACGGCCTTGAGACCCTCAGGAAGAGGTACACACGTCTCGGGATCCCGGTCTACAACATCACAAACCTCATAGAGAACGGCTCCAGGGACAACGCCAACATGATCCATAACCCTGAAACCGTCCACAAGTACGTGGCTGATGAGGCCCTCAAACAGTACTCACTGCTCCACATACTCCCCTCCAGGCTCGCAGACGCCCACATGTCAGGCGACATACACATCCATGACCTCGAATTCTTCGCTGCACGGCCACTTAACTGCCTGCAGCACGATCTCCGGCTATTCATAAGGCACGGGCTCCGGGTTGATGGTACAGGGGATCACACATCAGTTGCAGGACCACCAAAGCACCTGGAGACCCTAATGAACCATGCAGGGGAGATAATGCTTGCATCCCAGCAGAACATGTCCGGCGGCCAGGCCATGAGCCTCTGGAACGTCTTCGTGGCACCCTTCGCCTCAGGGCTGCCCTATGAGAAGATCAAACAGGCGGTCCAGATGTTCATATTCAACCTCAACATGGCCTACGCTGCAAGGGGAAGTCAGGTACCATTCACAAGCATAAACCTGGAGTTCGGGGTCCCTGAGTTCCTTGAGGACGAACCAGCCTATGGGCCCCGCGGGGAGTATGCTGGTGTATACGGTGACTTCGCTGAGGAGGCAAGGCTGCTCACAAGGGCCTTCACTGAGGTCCTCCTGGAGGGTGATGCCGATGGGAAGCCCCACCTCTTCCCCAACACCATATACTCCCTCCGGAGGGAGACCTTCAGGGGGGAATTCGATGAGGAACTGAGCCTGGTCCATGAACTGGCATCCAAGTACGGGACAGCCTACTTCATAAACATGCTGGCGGATTACAGGGGCAAGATGGCAAACTACATGGGCTGCCGTACGAGCCTTGCAGATAACTGGACAGGTGACTGGGAGAAGGACTGCCTCAGGACAGGAAACCTTGCCTACATAACCCTCAACCTCCCCAGGATAGCCTACCAGTCACGGGATGATGATGAACTATTCGAGTACCTTGATGAGTACATTGACATGGCGGTTGAGGTGCTCAGGATAAGGAGGAGCCAGGCTCAGAGATGCCTGGACGACTACCACCTGCTCCCATTCCTCTCCCAGGAGATAGACGGTGAGAGGTACTACCGTATAGAGAATGCGACAATGAGCTTCGGATTCACGGGACTCAATGAGATGCTCGAGTACCACCTCGGGGCAGGTATACAGAGCCCTGAAGCCAACAGGTTCGGCCTGAGGGTCATAGAGCACATAAATGAACGTGCAGCTGAACTCAAAAAGGAGACAGGATGGCGGTGGAGTGTCCTCCAGACACCTGCGGAGTCCACAGCCCACAGATTCGCAATGCTGGACCATGAGCATTACCCTGAGGAGGCTGTGCTCCAGGGCACCGAGGGGGCATACTACTACACCAACTCCAGCCACACACCTGTGAATGCAGAGGTGGACCTTGTTGAGAAGATAAGGATCGAGGAGAAGTACCACCCATTGACACCTGGCGGGCACATATTCAATGCATGGCTGGGTGAGGCGAAACCTGACCCAGCAGCCCTTGAGGGCCTCACCAGGAGGATCTGCAGGAGGAGTGACATAGGATTCTGGGCGTACAGCAATGCCCTGAGCTTCTGTCTGAGGTGCAAGACCCTCATGAGGGGTCTGCAGGATTCCTGTGCACGTTGCGGCGAGAGGGATGAGGTTGAGTGGTATGACAGGATCACAGGTTACGTACAGCAGGTGGGCCGTGCCAAGTCCTCAAGCGGTGGCTGGAACAGGGGTAAACAGCAGGAACTTCTTGATAGACGAAGAATAGACCTCTGAGTTTAATATGGTTTCAGCCACTAACTGAATCTCTTTTATTTTTGCCGGTATGCCAATAGCTAATTTCTCAGTTGAATGACAGAGAACAAACCAGTGCCTCAATTTTCAATATTAGAAGGTAGCCAGCCGTGACAGAATAAAAAATAGAAGAGAAGCTGATGTTCTTTTTCAAGTGCTTTGGTGTCTATCCTGACCGTGACAGAATAAAAAAATAGGAGAGAAGCTGGAGAACCACTGGGAGGATTCAATCTTCAGGGAAACCTCACAGGAACGGTCTGGGACTCTGATGAGCCACCGAATCCATGTGCTATCATGGTGTGCCTTCCTGCATCGCCTGCCACAACGAGAACAACATCAGCGGGGCTCCTGGTTATATGGACCATGCCATCCACAATGAGACCCTCATCCAGCTTCCTCCCCCCACGGTCAGCCATCTCTGCAGGTACAACAGCTCCCTCATGGATATAGTTTTTAACATCATCCCGTGTCCATCCATGGGATGCAAGTGTCTCTGCATGTTCCGGGCTCATAATCACAAGGAGCTCCCCAGGGACGTGGCTGTTGTTACAGCCGGCGGTGGAAGCTGTATGGATTATGGTGTCAAGGAGGTCCTCGGGTCTCTGGCTACGGTGGTCATTCACGTTATGGGGAGCCTCAACCCCCAGGAGGGTCACCGCACTATCTTCACCTGATAGGCCCCTCTCAACGTGTAAAGGTTCCCAGGGGCTCTCCTCCTCATTCTCTGCAAGGCAGTAGGTGTACTTTGCAGGGGAACCCATGGTGGCATGGTCCCCAACACCGGGCACAGCCCCGGCTATGTTCATGAGGCAGAGCCTCAGTGCACGCCCAAGGCTTGCACCTGGAAGGTTTCCAGGTCCAAGGCACCCTGCCCCTGGATTGAAGTTCAGATCCCTGACCACGGGTCCGTTGACCACCACCGCGACTGATACAGGATGGGTTGTGGCGTTTATACCTGCAAGGTTGAATTCATCCCTTCCGATACCCTCAATGCATGATTCAAGGAGCGGCATCATCTGGGGTATGCAGCCAGCCATGACAGCATTAACAGCCACCTTCTCCACAGTCGCAATCCCCATCCGGGGGGGTAACGTCGCTATGACATCCCCGGGTTTTCTGGCTGTGTATCTGTAGAATTTCTCCACACGTCCCCTTGTGGGGGGTATGATGGGGAGACCATCGGTCATCCTCTTCTCATAGAACTCAAGGCTGACCCTCTCAGGGTCGGGGTCTACCATGACCTTCATATCCTCCTCTGATGAACCGCAGAGCCTGTTATCATCCAGGAGGTCATCTATGAGGCATCCGCAGGATTTGTCAATTTTAACCAAACTATCACCTCAGATGGTCCACTATGGCGGGCATAATCTTCCTGGCCTTCCTGAGGATCTCCTCAGTTTCCAGTCCAGCCACGGGATGTTCTATCTCAACTATCCGGAGGCCCGGCATCCCATGGGCGGCTGCAAGTTTCTCTGCATATTCCCTGAAAGTGTCTGAACAGATGGAGATTGTTGGAACCCCCATGCCCTCCAGACGAATCGCGTCAAGGATCACCCAGGTTGTGCAGGAGCCGCAGTCACCCAGGGCGAGTATGCAGAGGTCCCCCTCCCCGGCCCTGTTTATCTGGTCCTCTGATGCAGGCGCACCGGCGGGTTTCTCAGACCACAGGAACCTTAAACCTTCAAGGGAGGACTCAACAGCCTCAAGTATGGTCCTGGCCCCGGGTTTGGTGTTGTCGAGGAGGGTGACTGTCTTAACATCACCCACCCCGTTGACAGGCATCTCATCCATGCATGTATCTGCCAGAGGGTCCATCACATCCCTTTCAACAATCCTGACCTTCATTTCAGGCCTCCAGTCTTAGCCTCCTTATCACGAAGTCCCTCTCAAGTGAGAGGAGGAATGAAGCCGCCCTTGGCCCCATCTTCTTACCTATGAGGACCCTGTATATTGCCTGGAATGCCTTCTGGGGTTTAAGTCCATGCCTTCGGAGTATGCTGTACATCTCGTCGTGGAGTTCCTCGGCGGTCATCTCCCTGGACTCCATGAGGTCCGCAACGTCCTGAAGGAATTTCAGCTGCGGCTCTGATAATTCAACATCAGGGAGCTCCTCCCGAACCTGGAACTTGACGAATTCAGGAGCATAGAGTCTCAACCAGTTTTTAACGTTCTCTATACGCTCATTCAGCTGTTCGAGCTGTTTATCTGTGAGCTGATCCAGTTCAAGGTCCATTAACTCCTCTGGAAGCTGTGAGTTTCTCCTGAGGATATCATAGAGCCTTTCAGGGTCATCACCCGCGATCTGGCAGGCAACCGTCATGAAGCGGTAGGAGGGCCGGAGGGGTAGATCGAATTCCTCTATCATTGAAACCCTGTAGATGTTCCTGAGCTTCTGCTCCTCCTTCTCTGATGCAGCATCCTCCATCCCATAGTAGATCCTCTCTGTCCGGTCGAACTGGTCCATCAGGTCAAGGAAGGGCATGTCCGGGTTGAAATCCTTGTGCTTCATGGGCTTGCTCCTGAATATGAAGTAGTTGAGGCTCTCAGGAGGTCCTATCTCAAGCCACTGGCCCGGTGTGAAGAAGACACCCCTTGACTTGGACATGGCCTCACCCCGGAGGGTTATCCACTCGTAGGGAACAGGGTAGGGTGCAGGATAGTCAAATATCTCCTCGGATATGATGCTGCTGACGTCATAGGAACCGCCACTTGCTGCATGGTCCTTACCGAAGGGTTCACAGGTGACGCCGAGGATCTTCCACCTTGCAGCCCACTCAACTCTCCAGGTGAGTTTACCGAGCCCCGATTTTATATCCATCTCCCCATCGAAGCCGCATTCGCACCGGTACCAGACGGTATCCCCACTAAAGTCATAGGCCTCCGTCGTGTTCACGCGGCCACACTTCTCACAGATCGGGTTGTAGGGTAGCCAGTCATCCCGCAGGGGCCTGTCCCTGAACCTGTTGAATATCTCCCTTATCTCAGGGGCCCTTTCAAGGGATGTTCTTATGTAGTCATTGTAGAGGCCCTCGGTGTACATACGGGCCCCGGAGTAGTGTTCGACGCCTATCCTGAACCTTCCAAGGGCCTCCAGGAAGGGCCTCTGGAAGTGTTCGACGAAGCTCTCACAGCAGCCCTCAGGGCAGGGTATCATGGAGTAGGGCACCCCGAGGTACTTCTCGTAGCTTTCAGGGAGGGGGTAGGGTACCTTTCTGAGGGGGTCGTGGTCGTCGGCTATCCAGACGGTCCTTGATTTGAACCCGTCCTTTTTGAGGGATTTGGCTATGGAGCTTGCTATGAAAACGTCGCAGGAATTACCTATGTGTATTGAGCCGGATATGGATGTTCCGCTGGCAACAACGTGCTCTTCAACATCTCTCTCCTTCAGTTCATCAGCTATCCTTTCAATCCAGTGCTTCAAAGAGATCACCTGTAAAAAACGTGATAGAATCAGTGCAACAAAAAAGTGTGTGAACTTCAAAATATATTAATCTTCTCTAAAAAAAGGAGTGGGTGGTTCAGTCGAAGATCCTTGTATCTGCACTGTCAAGCCACTCGTTAACGATCTTGACCGCGCAGTATTCCCCACACATTGTACAGGTATCAGGGTCCTCAGGGGGCCTCTCATCCCTTATACGCCTGGCTTCAGCAGGGCACATCGCGGCATCGAACTGGGCCTCCCAGTTGAGCTTCTTACGGGCGTTGGCCATTTCGAGGTCCTTCTCCCCGTTGTGGATACCCTTGACCATGTCCCCCACATAGGCACCTATCCTTGTTGCTATGACACCCTCCTTCACATCATCCGGGTATGGGAGGGCAAGGTGCTCCGCCGGTGTGACGTAGCATATGAAGTCTGCACCTGCAGCAGCTGATGCGGCAGCCCCTATGGATGACACTATGTGGTCATAACCGGCCCCTATATCCGTGACTATGGGTCCCAGCATGTAGAATGGGGCTCCCCTGCAGAGTTTCTTCTGGAGTATCACATTGGCCTTTATCTCATTGAGGGGTATGTGGCCCGGGCCCTCAACGATGGTCTGGACACCGGCCTCCCTTGCCCTGTCAATTAGTTCACCGAGTACTATGAGCTCCTGTACCTGGGCCCTGTCGGTTGAGTCTGCGATGGCACCGGCGCGCATGGCGTTGGCCATGGAGAGCACAAAGTCATGTTCCTTTGCAATCTCCAGTATGTAATCGAAGTTCTCATAGAGGGGGTTTTCCAGTCCATTCTCAACCATCCAGGCGGATACAAATGCGCCTCCCCTGCTCACAAGGCCACCCTCACGGCCCTGCCTTTTGAGCCTCCTCAGGGTTTCCCTGTTGACACTGCAGTGGATGGCCATGAAGTCTATACCATCCTTTGCCTGTTTCTCGATGGCCCTGAACATAACGTCCTCGTCCATGTATATGGAGGCTCCCTTTTCCCTTATGGTCTCAATGGCTGCCTGGTAGACAGGTACGCTTCCAACGGGTATGGGTGAGATGTCAAGGATTCTTCTCCTTATCTCATCCAGGTCCCCGCCAACTGAGAGCTCCATGAGGGTGTCTGCCCTGTTTTCAATTGCAATGCGGGCCTTCTCCTCCTCCATATCAAAGTCGACGATGTCTGTGGATGTTCCTATGGTGGCGTTGACCTTGGTCCTCAGACCGGCGCCTATACCGACAGCTGCAACCTCTTCACGGTTAAGGTTGCTTGGGATGGCTATTTTACCACTGGCAACTCCTCTTCTCACAAACTCTGGGGTGACGTTCTCTGCCTCCGCCACCGCTTTCATTTCATCTGTTATAACACCTTTTTTAGCTTCATCCATTTGAGTCATGTAATCACCCTTCTGGTTTGACCCTTAACCCGTGAGGGTATGATCTGGATCAGCGGAAATGAGATATATGGATATCATATTGATTGGTTCCATCCAGTTATAAAAACTACTGTTTCAGTCCCCGTTAATACTCTTAAGGAGTCTTTGATGTCTCCCCTATCGCCGGGACCATGGCTTGCTGCCTGCTACGCCTGGTGTATCATGTTTGTC harbors:
- the purB gene encoding adenylosuccinate lyase encodes the protein MAIHPVEFRYGTPEMRVIWEAENKLQKMLDVEAALAQAEGELGIIPAEAASEIVRKASTEFVTLERVNEIERDTKHDIASLVKALAEQCEGDAGEYVHFGATSNDIVDTSNSLLLRDSISVLRDKLTRVLEVLLDLADENRDRVCIGRTHGQHALPTTYGMKFAIWADEIHRQLERLDACSERLCVGMMTGAVGTTAALGEEGLEVHERVSEILGLRPVLISNQVVQRDNHAEFIMVLANIATTLDKIALEIRNLQRTEIMEVGEKFDPEKQVGSSTMPHKMNPITAERICGIARVIRSYVVAALENNPLWHERDLTNSSSERIILPEACILTDYILKLTLDVLCNLVFYPENIKRNLEFTGGLIMAERLMAELTRRGMGRQTAYAAVRQCAIEASRTGRSLRDVVLERSEIMDYLTVEDLEEIMNPETYIGSARRMVERVLEESEKWL
- the lysS gene encoding lysine--tRNA ligase, whose amino-acid sequence is MKHWIERIADELKERDVEEHVVASGTSISGSIHIGNSCDVFIASSIAKSLKKDGFKSRTVWIADDHDPLRKVPYPLPESYEKYLGVPYSMIPCPEGCCESFVEHFQRPFLEALGRFRIGVEHYSGARMYTEGLYNDYIRTSLERAPEIREIFNRFRDRPLRDDWLPYNPICEKCGRVNTTEAYDFSGDTVWYRCECGFDGEMDIKSGLGKLTWRVEWAARWKILGVTCEPFGKDHAASGGSYDVSSIISEEIFDYPAPYPVPYEWITLRGEAMSKSRGVFFTPGQWLEIGPPESLNYFIFRSKPMKHKDFNPDMPFLDLMDQFDRTERIYYGMEDAASEKEEQKLRNIYRVSMIEEFDLPLRPSYRFMTVACQIAGDDPERLYDILRRNSQLPEELMDLELDQLTDKQLEQLNERIENVKNWLRLYAPEFVKFQVREELPDVELSEPQLKFLQDVADLMESREMTAEELHDEMYSILRRHGLKPQKAFQAIYRVLIGKKMGPRAASFLLSLERDFVIRRLRLEA
- a CDS encoding preprotein translocase subunit Sec61beta; amino-acid sequence: MAKKDKKTLPPSGAGLVRYFEEETKGPKLTPEQVVVMSIILAVFCLVLRFSG
- the polC gene encoding DNA polymerase II large subunit — protein: MDYFNELERETERLYEIARKARSRGLDVSTTPEIPLAKDLAERVEGLVGPEGIARRIKELEADRGREEVAFQIAAEIASQAVPDDDPEEREKLADQALRTALAILTEGVVAAPLEGIAKVRIKENFDKSRYLAVYFAGPIRSAGGTAAALSVLIADYIRLAVGLDRYKPVEREIERYVEEVELYESEVTNLQYSPKPDEVRLAASKIPVEVTGEPTDKVEVSHRDLERVETNNIRGGALLAMVEGVIQKAPKVLKYAKQLKLEGWDWLEKFSKAPKKGEGEEKVVVKADSKYVEDIIGGRPVLAYPSEKGAFRLRYGRARNTGLAAMGVHPATMELLQFLAVGTQMKIERPGKGNCVVPVDTIDGPVVKLRNGDVIRIEDAETASRVRSEVEEILFLGDMLVAFGEFLRNNHVLMPAGWCEEWWMQTILSSPKYPGDDPLNLSYYRTRWNELEVSAGDAFRISEEYDVPLHPRYTYFYHDVTVRELNMLREWLNTSQLEDELVLELRPEKRILEILGVPHRVKDSRVVIGYDDAHALIKTLRKPLEDSSDTVEALNRVSPVRIMKKAPTYIGTRVGRPEKTKERKMRPAPHVLFPIGKYGGSRRNIPDAAKKGSITVEIGRATCPSCRVSSMQSICPSCGSRTVIGEPGKRNINLAALLKRAAENVSVRKLDEIKGVEGMISSEKFPEPLEKGILRAKNDVYTFKDATIRHDSTDLPLTHFTPREVGVSVERLRELGYTRDCYGDELEDEDQILELRVQDVVISEDCADYLLRVANFVDDLLERFYDLERFYNVKTREDLVGHLIAGLAPHTSAAVLGRIIGFTGASACYAHPYFHSAKRRNCDSDEDSVMLLLDALLNFSKSYLPSSRGGSMDAPLVLSTRIDPEEIDDESHNIDAMDMIPLEVYERSFDHPRPSEVLDVIDNVEKRLGKPEQYTGLMFSHNTSRIDEGPKVCLYKLLPTMKEKVESQITLAEKIRAVDQRSVVEGVLMSHFLPDMMGNIRAFSRQKVRCTKCNRKYRRIPLSGECRCGGNLVLTVSKGSVIKYLEISKELASRYPIDPYLMQRIEILEYGVNSLFESDRSKQSSLDVFL
- the nrdD gene encoding anaerobic ribonucleoside-triphosphate reductase is translated as MPTKAETCVLKNNGVREKFSHEKLVKSLLNLGASLWTSENVASEVARSVYNGITTKEIKILVYDSLRKVDEELADRYLAANRLRVRTSRDKIETFDQKKIEDNLIRETGASEDVAREIATEVWRELKKLNVEYLTAPMIREVVNTKLIEHGLETLRKRYTRLGIPVYNITNLIENGSRDNANMIHNPETVHKYVADEALKQYSLLHILPSRLADAHMSGDIHIHDLEFFAARPLNCLQHDLRLFIRHGLRVDGTGDHTSVAGPPKHLETLMNHAGEIMLASQQNMSGGQAMSLWNVFVAPFASGLPYEKIKQAVQMFIFNLNMAYAARGSQVPFTSINLEFGVPEFLEDEPAYGPRGEYAGVYGDFAEEARLLTRAFTEVLLEGDADGKPHLFPNTIYSLRRETFRGEFDEELSLVHELASKYGTAYFINMLADYRGKMANYMGCRTSLADNWTGDWEKDCLRTGNLAYITLNLPRIAYQSRDDDELFEYLDEYIDMAVEVLRIRRSQAQRCLDDYHLLPFLSQEIDGERYYRIENATMSFGFTGLNEMLEYHLGAGIQSPEANRFGLRVIEHINERAAELKKETGWRWSVLQTPAESTAHRFAMLDHEHYPEEAVLQGTEGAYYYTNSSHTPVNAEVDLVEKIRIEEKYHPLTPGGHIFNAWLGEAKPDPAALEGLTRRICRRSDIGFWAYSNALSFCLRCKTLMRGLQDSCARCGERDEVEWYDRITGYVQQVGRAKSSSGGWNRGKQQELLDRRRIDL
- a CDS encoding UGSC family (seleno)protein, giving the protein MKVRIVERDVMDPLADTCMDEMPVNGVGDVKTVTLLDNTKPGARTILEAVESSLEGLRFLWSEKPAGAPASEDQINRAGEGDLCILALGDCGSCTTWVILDAIRLEGMGVPTISICSDTFREYAEKLAAAHGMPGLRIVEIEHPVAGLETEEILRKARKIMPAIVDHLR